From the Glandiceps talaboti chromosome 12, keGlaTala1.1, whole genome shotgun sequence genome, one window contains:
- the LOC144442976 gene encoding chondroitin sulfate synthase 1-like: MKPYFVPFVGGLFIGILISGTLILFGPPRSRRKQPSALIHRSEEVASASKWTNNRNLKNDVSTDHDPIQRGDRNGKHVTFQISEGRQYETVPRFAYDELSLRKLMYTAVIVDYSQLTTWGQAIKDTWAQHLEDYHMFISTAGKIPEGTDLPLIKLPDINGGADENITKLVMTLKDICYRCIDVYSWFVILPTCKVYVNYIAMEAFLKTLNNSQVLYMGSRHSKESYCTGSPGIILSRKTLQQICPYLDSCLQQGNNSVGDRELGRCILKYAGVNCTKAKQFQGLFYTLKESDGDLGDDLSKKLFLKEVLSISPVKDVNDLKHVHLYYSILRLKQLQQQSEKYITKIENMDKLLDTFSSSHVSLSSMKDEELYGSCNKGPEVNTIWEYLGSDVNLTSDNPLFSHTSDFELHDILNEAQKSLPGLAKYNTGVDIYRKRSYRCQSFVYKVVIRNVNFQYVVDIDHHLGNVVAMSSKTVPDVKMNFVVSLSENDVNFQHFMLNLEKCCLKEQARNVSLLVILFRDNSPSNLLRSKDLLSLYQHKYPQAYLRYIYVEDEKYSISWGLELSRNELSPDSFLVILPVDVTFNKEFLDRCKMETKKGQQAYNPIPFQYFTNQNALGDIKDNKNGFWDSRNRDVLCVFHEDLFKVLNSAEKSVVGIENFFKSSHLKVLRAPDQDVFRSLNEDCSKLHLSESQLLKCIQNREIVNHMHEHFKVGDTF; the protein is encoded by the exons ATGAAGCCGTATTTTGTACCATTTGTCGGTGGCCTTTTCATCGGAATTTTAATATCCGGGACTTTAATTTTGTTTGGACCGCCAAGGAGTAGGAGAAAGCAGCCATCTGCCCTTATCCATCGTAGTGAAGAAGTTGCTAGTGCGAGTAAATGGACGAACaatagaaatttaaaaaacGACGTATCAACTGACCATGATCCAATACAAAGAGGTGATAGAAATGGGAAACACGTAACCTTCCAAATCAGTGAAGGTAGGCAGTACGAAACAGTGCCAAGATTTGCGTACGATGAGCTATCCCTTCGTAAATTGATGTACACTGCAGTGATTGTTGACTATTCACAGCTCACTACCTGGGGACAGGCTATTAAGGATACATGGGCTCAACACTTGGAAGATTACCACATGTTCATTAGCACAGCTGGAAAAATTCCCGAAGGTACTGATTTACCGTTGATAAAGCTGCCAG ACATCAATGGTGGAGCTGACGAGAATATAACAAAACTTGTCATGACATTAAAAGATATATGCTATCGCTGTATCGACGTGTATAGTTGGTTTGTGATTTTACCAACCTGTAAAGTCTATGTTAACTACATAGCGATGGAAGCATTTCTTAAGACATTGAACAATTCTCAAGTTCTCTACATGG GTTCCAGACACAGCAAAGAATCGTATTGCACTGGTAGTCCTGGTATCATTCTCAGCAGGAAAACCTTGCAACAAATATGTCCGTACTTAGATAGCTGTCTTCAACAAGGTAACAACAGTGTGGGTGATAGAGAACTTGGTAGATGTATCTTAAAGTACGCTGGTGTTAACTGTACCAAGGCAAAACAG TTTCAGGGACTGTTCTATACTCTGAAGGAAAGTGACGGTGATCTGGGTGACGATTTAAGCAAGAAGCTGTTCTTGAAAGAAGTCCTGTCTATCTCCCCGGTGAAAGACGTCAACGATTTGAAACATGTACACCTATACTACAGTATACTTAGACTAAAACAACTTCAACAGCAGAGTGAAAAGTATATCacgaaaattgaaaatatggaTAAACTGTTGGACACATTCTCTTCTTCTCATGTTTCATTATCTTCTATGAAAGACGAAGAATTGTATGGTTCGTGTAATAAGGGTCCGGAAGTAAACACAATTTGGGAATACTTAGGAAGTGACGTTAATTTAACTAGCGATAATCCTCTGTTTTCCCACACTTCAGATTTTGAATTACATGATATCTTAAATGAAGCTCAAAAGTCACTGCCGGGACTTGCGAAGTATAATACAGGAGTTGACATTTATAGGAAAAGATCCTATAGGTGTCAATCATTTGTATACAAAGTTGTTATCCGTAATGTCAACTTTCAATATGTAGTTGATATCGACCACCATCTTGGCAATGTTGTTGCCATGTCATCTAAGACTGTACCAGATGTAAAAATGAATTTCGTTGTTTCTCTGTCAGAAAATGATGTCAACTTTCAACACTTCATGCTGAATCTTGAAAAATGCTGTTTAAAAGAACAAGCTAGAAATGTTTCATTGTTGGTAATATTATTCAGAGATAACTCGCCCAGTAATTTGTTACGTAGTAAAGATTTGCTATCGCTGTATCAACACAAGTATCCACAGGCATACCTTCGCTATATATATGTAGAAGATGAAAAGTATTCCATTTCTTGGGGACTTGAACTTTCTAGAAACGAGTTAAGCCCAGACTCTTTCCTTGTTATACTGCCCGTGGATGTGACTTTCAACAAGGAATTCCTGGATAGATGCAAAATGGAGACAAAGAAAGGCCAGCAAGCTTATAATCCCATACCTTTTCAATATTTCACGAATCAAAACGCTTTAGGAGATATAAAAGATAACAAGAACGGTTTCTGGGACTCAAGAAATAGAGATGTTCTGTGTGTTTTTCATGAAGATCTTTTTAAAGTACTAAACAGTGCTGAGAAATCGGTTGTAGGGATTGAAAATTTCTTCAAATCAAGTCATCTGAAAGTTCTTCGCGCTCCGGACCAAGATGTATTTAGATCTTTGAACGAAGACTGTTCAAAGTTACACCTTTCAGAATCACAGCTGTTGAAATGCATACAGAACAGAGAAATCGTAAATCATATGCATGAACATTTTAAAGTCGGAGACACCTTTTGA